Proteins encoded by one window of Sulfurospirillum barnesii SES-3:
- a CDS encoding AAA family ATPase — translation MKIAFENLGAAEIGEIELANLTIVCGENNTGKTYITYLIYNLLSNWKQFVDIDLEVELMQLLQEGTVKIDLQLKLIDKWDEICQETLKKFLNNFPEMLASNSGLFDKLKLSVTLPLDIQWKEREFKNEFRGEKGNLLVAMTKAAGSTELELAAPKSEESISRSMLPLGSFIEDRLFSMVLEDTIPNVFIASTERTGATTFRKQLNMATGNLIDLLSQVHKDGEKSITPNKIFETIYGKQEYALPVRHNVRFINQLPDSNAEFGELHKADQTLLQKFEGIVGGTYVTNKEGITYFQPKGTYLKLGLGEVSSSVRSLLILWYWLKYFAKKGDMLILDEPELNLHPSNQRRLARFLVTLVNHGLKVFITTHSDYIVKEFNTLIMLNQDLPSFESIRQKYPEYTIDDKLSASKVALYMTREELLMRAGGKRKTRTKTLKKANISPTLGIEAESFDETIDEMNAMQEAIYYNMEA, via the coding sequence ATGAAAATTGCTTTTGAGAACCTTGGGGCAGCAGAAATAGGTGAAATCGAATTGGCAAACCTTACCATTGTTTGTGGTGAAAATAATACTGGAAAAACTTATATAACATACCTCATTTACAACTTGTTGAGCAATTGGAAACAATTTGTAGACATAGACTTAGAAGTGGAATTAATGCAACTCTTACAAGAAGGAACTGTTAAAATAGATTTGCAACTCAAACTTATTGACAAATGGGATGAAATCTGCCAAGAAACATTGAAAAAATTTTTAAATAATTTTCCTGAAATGCTGGCTTCTAATAGTGGATTATTTGATAAACTTAAACTCAGCGTAACTCTTCCACTTGACATACAATGGAAGGAACGAGAATTTAAAAATGAATTTAGAGGTGAAAAAGGGAATTTATTAGTTGCAATGACAAAAGCTGCAGGATCAACAGAACTCGAACTAGCAGCTCCAAAATCAGAAGAGTCAATATCCCGTTCAATGTTACCATTAGGAAGCTTTATAGAAGACCGACTATTCTCAATGGTTTTAGAAGATACTATCCCCAATGTTTTTATTGCAAGCACAGAAAGAACAGGTGCTACAACTTTTAGAAAACAATTGAATATGGCTACTGGAAATCTTATCGATTTATTAAGTCAAGTGCACAAAGATGGTGAGAAGAGTATCACTCCAAATAAAATTTTTGAAACTATCTATGGTAAACAAGAATATGCTCTTCCTGTGCGACATAATGTGAGATTTATCAACCAACTTCCTGATAGCAATGCAGAATTTGGTGAATTGCACAAAGCCGACCAAACCCTCCTGCAAAAATTCGAGGGAATTGTTGGGGGAACTTATGTAACAAATAAAGAAGGTATAACCTACTTTCAACCAAAAGGAACATATCTCAAACTTGGACTTGGCGAAGTATCTAGTTCCGTGAGATCATTACTTATTCTGTGGTATTGGCTTAAATATTTTGCAAAAAAAGGAGACATGTTAATTCTTGACGAACCAGAACTAAATTTACATCCTTCAAATCAAAGACGATTAGCAAGATTTTTAGTTACTCTTGTTAATCATGGATTAAAAGTATTTATTACAACACATAGCGATTATATCGTTAAAGAATTTAACACCCTGATTATGCTAAATCAAGACTTGCCATCGTTTGAAAGCATAAGACAAAAGTACCCTGAATATACAATAGACGATAAATTGTCAGCTAGCAAAGTAGCTCTTTATATGACACGCGAAGAGTTATTGATGAGAGCTGGAGGAAAGCGAAAAACAAGAACAAAAACACTTAAAAAGGCAAATATTAGTCCAACACTTGGAATTGAAGCTGAAAGTTTTGATGAAACCATAGATGAAATGAATGCAATGCAAGAAGCTATTTATTACAATATGGAAGCTTGA
- a CDS encoding double-cubane-cluster-containing anaerobic reductase has protein sequence MGVEQHKELLGSIGVDVDRHAKMMAMGLDAYKAQFLGQPNRPKGMAYFDWFMSEIQGQRIAEINQLRAEKKPAVGTFCIFVPEEIVVGAGGACYGLCGGSNATVADAETELPRNICPLIKSAHGFKLQRTCAYTQSSDFIYGETTCEAKKKTWEILAKHHPVHVMNIPHMKREKDLKMWQEEIAEFKEHIEQVSEKKLSLAEMIEGVKKVNAKRSALQRLDALRGMNPDIMPISGKDSLFITQVGFMDDIERYTQKVNELCDELEERVREGVSVFPANTPRIMILGTPLAPPNWKIHTAVESTGGAIINEESCIGHRYYKDNVDVEGVTSEDELYARLMQRYSKIDCACFTPNTGRTEKIVQMYKERKADGVIYYTLSFCHTYNVEAHLVTEALAKEGIPCLVIESDYSPEDAGQIKTRVEAFLESISFKQKAQAFASK, from the coding sequence ATGGGTGTTGAGCAACACAAAGAGTTATTGGGCAGTATTGGTGTGGACGTTGATCGTCACGCAAAAATGATGGCAATGGGCTTAGACGCCTATAAAGCGCAGTTTTTAGGACAACCTAATCGTCCTAAAGGTATGGCGTATTTTGACTGGTTTATGAGTGAGATTCAAGGGCAGAGAATTGCTGAAATCAATCAACTTCGTGCAGAGAAAAAACCAGCCGTGGGGACGTTTTGTATCTTCGTTCCTGAAGAGATTGTGGTGGGTGCTGGCGGAGCCTGTTATGGGCTTTGCGGTGGTTCAAACGCTACGGTTGCCGATGCTGAGACGGAGCTTCCTCGCAATATCTGCCCTCTTATCAAATCCGCACACGGCTTTAAGTTACAACGCACCTGTGCTTACACCCAATCAAGTGATTTTATCTACGGTGAGACCACCTGTGAAGCAAAGAAAAAAACATGGGAAATCTTAGCCAAACACCATCCTGTGCATGTGATGAACATTCCCCACATGAAACGTGAAAAAGACCTCAAAATGTGGCAAGAAGAGATTGCGGAGTTTAAAGAGCATATTGAGCAAGTGAGTGAAAAAAAACTAAGCCTTGCTGAGATGATAGAAGGGGTGAAAAAAGTCAATGCCAAACGCTCAGCCCTTCAAAGGCTCGATGCCCTTCGTGGTATGAACCCTGATATTATGCCTATTAGCGGAAAAGATTCGCTGTTTATTACGCAAGTGGGGTTTATGGACGACATTGAGCGTTACACGCAAAAAGTGAACGAACTCTGCGATGAACTTGAAGAGCGTGTGAGAGAGGGGGTCAGTGTCTTTCCTGCTAACACGCCTCGTATTATGATTTTAGGCACTCCTTTAGCGCCGCCAAACTGGAAAATTCATACCGCCGTTGAGAGTACAGGTGGGGCGATTATCAACGAGGAGAGCTGTATTGGGCATCGCTATTACAAAGACAACGTCGATGTTGAGGGTGTGACAAGCGAAGATGAACTCTATGCACGCTTGATGCAACGCTACTCCAAAATTGACTGTGCGTGTTTCACCCCCAACACAGGTAGAACCGAGAAAATCGTGCAAATGTACAAAGAGCGCAAAGCCGATGGTGTCATCTACTACACCCTCTCTTTTTGCCACACGTACAATGTTGAAGCGCACCTTGTCACCGAAGCACTTGCCAAAGAGGGCATACCATGCCTTGTCATCGAATCTGACTACTCACCAGAAGATGCAGGACAGATTAAAACCCGTGTGGAAGCCTTTTTAGAGAGCATCAGCTTTAAACAAAAAGCCCAAGCGTTCGCAAGTAAATAA
- a CDS encoding acyl-CoA dehydratase activase, with protein sequence MFWGVDIGSTYTKIIGIGREREIVHSAVIPTIFNQDVIVGEYLADKEVKMLVATGYGRYMLEESHGAPVISEIKAHAKGAYFFEPDVATVIDLGGQDSKVIKMGEQGSFTDFRMNDKCAAGTGKFLEIAANRLGLEMQDFAKAGFEHDKELTISSMCAVFAESEVISLIAKKESLANICYGVHESIASRLASMARKFVVKENETIVFTGGGALNPFLHHMLELKLERTIVIPKHPQLMGAVGAALAGLEVVG encoded by the coding sequence ATGTTTTGGGGCGTGGATATAGGCTCGACCTATACAAAAATCATCGGTATCGGAAGAGAACGGGAGATTGTGCATAGCGCAGTTATCCCCACCATCTTCAATCAAGATGTTATCGTGGGCGAGTATTTGGCAGATAAAGAGGTCAAAATGCTCGTCGCCACGGGCTATGGGCGTTACATGTTGGAAGAATCGCATGGTGCTCCCGTGATAAGCGAAATCAAAGCCCACGCCAAAGGGGCTTACTTTTTTGAACCCGATGTTGCTACAGTGATTGATTTGGGTGGACAAGATAGCAAAGTGATTAAAATGGGCGAACAGGGCAGTTTCACCGACTTTCGCATGAACGACAAATGTGCCGCAGGGACGGGCAAATTCCTAGAAATCGCCGCCAATCGTTTGGGGCTAGAGATGCAAGACTTTGCCAAAGCAGGCTTTGAGCACGACAAGGAGCTCACCATCTCCAGCATGTGCGCCGTGTTTGCAGAGTCTGAGGTCATCTCTCTTATCGCCAAGAAAGAGAGTTTGGCGAACATTTGTTATGGCGTACACGAATCCATCGCCTCAAGGCTTGCTTCCATGGCTCGCAAATTTGTCGTCAAAGAGAATGAAACCATCGTTTTCACAGGCGGCGGTGCGCTTAATCCTTTCTTGCATCATATGTTGGAACTTAAATTAGAGCGGACTATCGTCATTCCCAAACACCCTCAACTCATGGGTGCTGTTGGTGCGGCGTTGGCGGGGTTGGAGGTGGTGGGGTAA
- a CDS encoding Fic/DOC family protein has product MSKYRLDESPIYIEGTDVPKNKLGIKEAALIHEIENNLLLEAYEYFSSQITKKTLLNEAYFISLHKKTFESLYDFAGLYRTVNMSKSNSQFCLAHYLPNESKRIFTELENDAYLLTCKDKKAFVKKLAYYKSELIALHPFYELNGRILRLFIDMLCLYNGYDFIDYSKALENNTYIEASILCVQYADASMMEEIIENGLKEHSNS; this is encoded by the coding sequence ATGTCAAAATATCGGCTTGATGAAAGCCCAATTTATATCGAAGGAACAGATGTCCCAAAAAATAAATTGGGCATTAAGGAAGCAGCGCTTATCCACGAAATAGAAAACAATCTCCTGCTTGAAGCATATGAATACTTTTCCTCCCAAATAACGAAAAAAACTCTTCTTAACGAAGCCTATTTCATCAGTTTACACAAGAAAACATTTGAATCTTTGTATGACTTTGCGGGACTTTATCGCACGGTCAATATGAGCAAAAGTAACTCACAGTTTTGCCTTGCACACTACCTTCCAAACGAGTCTAAAAGAATTTTCACAGAGCTTGAAAACGATGCTTATCTTCTTACATGTAAAGATAAAAAAGCATTTGTCAAAAAGCTAGCTTACTATAAAAGCGAACTCATTGCATTGCACCCTTTTTATGAACTAAACGGTCGAATTTTGCGCCTTTTTATCGATATGCTTTGCCTTTACAACGGCTACGATTTTATTGATTATTCCAAAGCTCTTGAAAACAACACCTACATTGAAGCTTCCATTCTTTGCGTACAATACGCCGATGCTTCAATGATGGAAGAAATTATCGAGAATGGGTTGAAAGAACACAGTAATTCTTAG
- a CDS encoding type II toxin-antitoxin system prevent-host-death family antitoxin has translation MIISANDIKTKGVTLLDKLFETMSEVVINVRGKNKYVVIDIERYKQLRELELDRLYDETMQEIKEGRYTTDVEEHLKEVRAIANGL, from the coding sequence ATGATAATCTCAGCCAATGACATCAAGACCAAAGGGGTCACGCTTTTAGACAAACTTTTTGAAACCATGAGTGAAGTGGTTATCAATGTACGAGGAAAAAACAAGTACGTTGTCATCGATATTGAGCGTTACAAGCAGTTGCGTGAACTGGAACTTGACCGCCTGTATGACGAAACGATGCAGGAAATCAAAGAGGGGCGTTACACGACAGATGTGGAGGAACACCTCAAAGAAGTAAGAGCCATTGCCAATGGCTTATGA
- a CDS encoding type II toxin-antitoxin system YafQ family toxin — translation MAYEIRLSESYKKKLRKFIQTHKDMAVRYEKTIRILQENPHHPSLRLHKLKGNLSAYYSISINIEYRIILDFIIVDEVIILLDIGAHDDVY, via the coding sequence ATGGCTTATGAAATCCGTTTAAGCGAAAGCTACAAAAAAAAGCTTCGCAAATTTATACAAACGCATAAAGATATGGCGGTGCGTTATGAAAAAACCATTCGTATTCTTCAAGAAAATCCGCACCATCCCTCGCTTCGCTTGCATAAGCTCAAAGGGAATTTAAGTGCGTATTACTCTATTTCGATTAACATTGAGTACCGCATTATTTTAGATTTTATCATCGTCGATGAAGTCATCATTTTACTCGACATTGGGGCACATGATGATGTGTACTAG
- a CDS encoding nucleoside phosphorylase — protein sequence MMCTRKITTLIHTALVAEAKPIIGHFSLTCKAKQPFNLYEGEQIVLIVSGMGSQNSKEALLYALSLYEPCVAINIGIAGCVDKTVLKGTLFCTTHEGLSVPFASCSSHEKAVENALHVKTTLVDMEADTFLQTLPKNIEAYVLKVVSDHLEDVIPSKTDVGNWIGKSIKQWEKYVRR from the coding sequence ATGATGTGTACTAGAAAAATAACCACCCTCATTCACACCGCACTCGTTGCCGAAGCCAAGCCCATCATTGGGCATTTTTCTCTTACATGTAAAGCAAAACAACCGTTCAATCTTTACGAGGGCGAGCAGATTGTCCTCATCGTCTCTGGAATGGGAAGCCAAAATTCCAAAGAGGCACTTTTGTATGCACTCAGTCTTTATGAACCGTGCGTTGCCATCAACATCGGCATTGCGGGGTGTGTCGATAAAACCGTTCTTAAAGGCACCCTTTTTTGCACCACACATGAGGGTTTAAGCGTACCTTTTGCGAGCTGTTCCTCACATGAAAAAGCGGTGGAGAATGCTTTACATGTAAAGACTACTTTGGTGGACATGGAAGCGGACACCTTCTTGCAAACGCTACCCAAAAACATCGAAGCCTACGTTTTGAAAGTCGTCTCCGACCATTTGGAAGACGTCATCCCAAGCAAAACCGATGTGGGAAATTGGATAGGAAAAAGCATCAAACAGTGGGAGAAATATGTTAGAAGATAA
- a CDS encoding SPL family radical SAM protein codes for MLEDKQIHFEKACENTAFQSLHVNTQTFLKEKALAYHFSFSQIQQFIVMAIDMQMWGEDITAVWVEKESKKEAFSALQKAYEALKTNLKCYPPVPMDFEKETFKIEELEKEHLGLGSCPVASPKTRCCNLMTLDAVESCGFDCSYCSIQSFYKNNTITFDKSFAEKLERLELEPSKTYHIGTGQSSDSLMWGNRSGVLEALFAFARKHPNVILELKSKSDNIAYLLENEVPKNVICTWSLNPQVIIENEEKRASSLEKRIQSARALADKGVLVGFHFHPIVLFEGWKEAYTEIANELTKRFTCKEVALISMGTLTFIKPVLKKIRLRAQSSKILQMPLVDASGKYSYPLSLKEEMFSTLYQAFKPWRNEIFFYLCMEDESLWQKVFGHEFENNEAFEEAMLGAYMKKIKGAL; via the coding sequence ATGTTAGAAGATAAGCAAATACATTTTGAAAAAGCGTGCGAAAACACCGCTTTTCAAAGCTTACATGTAAACACACAAACCTTTTTAAAAGAGAAAGCCTTAGCGTATCATTTCAGTTTTTCGCAAATTCAGCAGTTCATCGTTATGGCGATTGATATGCAGATGTGGGGTGAAGATATAACGGCAGTTTGGGTGGAGAAAGAGAGTAAAAAAGAGGCGTTTTCAGCCCTCCAAAAAGCTTATGAAGCCTTAAAAACAAACCTAAAGTGCTATCCTCCAGTACCCATGGATTTTGAAAAAGAGACGTTCAAAATCGAAGAGCTTGAAAAAGAGCATTTGGGGCTAGGAAGTTGTCCTGTGGCATCACCTAAAACACGCTGTTGCAACCTCATGACACTGGACGCTGTGGAGAGTTGTGGGTTTGACTGCTCGTACTGCTCCATTCAGAGTTTTTACAAAAACAACACCATCACCTTTGATAAAAGCTTTGCTGAGAAGTTGGAGCGTTTGGAGCTTGAGCCTTCCAAAACCTACCACATCGGTACAGGGCAGTCTTCAGACTCACTCATGTGGGGAAACCGTTCAGGCGTTTTAGAAGCCCTTTTTGCCTTTGCACGAAAACATCCCAACGTTATTTTGGAGCTCAAAAGCAAGTCAGACAATATCGCCTATTTACTTGAAAACGAGGTTCCCAAAAACGTTATTTGCACATGGTCGTTGAACCCTCAGGTCATTATTGAGAATGAAGAAAAGCGAGCCTCTAGCCTTGAAAAACGCATCCAAAGTGCCAGAGCTTTGGCGGATAAAGGGGTTTTGGTGGGCTTTCATTTTCACCCCATCGTGCTTTTTGAGGGGTGGAAAGAGGCGTACACAGAAATCGCAAATGAGCTTACCAAACGGTTTACATGTAAAGAGGTTGCCCTCATCTCCATGGGAACGCTGACGTTCATTAAGCCCGTTTTGAAGAAGATTCGTTTGCGTGCGCAAAGCAGTAAAATTTTACAAATGCCCCTCGTCGATGCGAGTGGTAAATATTCTTATCCCCTTTCTTTAAAAGAGGAGATGTTTAGCACGCTCTACCAAGCATTTAAGCCGTGGCGCAACGAGATTTTTTTCTACCTCTGCATGGAAGATGAAAGCTTGTGGCAAAAGGTTTTCGGGCATGAATTTGAAAACAATGAAGCCTTTGAAGAAGCGATGTTAGGGGCATATATGAAAAAAATAAAAGGAGCTTTATGA
- a CDS encoding SDR family oxidoreductase, whose product MKTVLMTGGSSGIGKAIKNILTCKEYQVFNIGRNEAEIVCDLRDEKSLENAVKAWLKTHEVDVLINCAGIGLFDPHETISPSKIKNLIDINLTAPIMLSSLCLRSLQKTQGHIINITSIEATRHAKYSALYTATKSGLRDFGHCLFEEVRKSGVKVTSINPDMTQTPFFDALHFKPSEDESTHLLPETIAKSVWDVLHVNGVITDLSIRPQKVGIAKK is encoded by the coding sequence ATGAAAACCGTTTTAATGACTGGCGGTAGCAGTGGCATTGGTAAGGCGATAAAAAACATTCTTACATGTAAAGAGTATCAGGTTTTTAATATTGGACGAAACGAAGCGGAGATTGTTTGTGATTTAAGAGACGAAAAGAGCCTTGAAAATGCGGTGAAGGCGTGGTTGAAAACGCATGAGGTTGATGTGCTGATTAACTGTGCGGGCATTGGGCTATTTGACCCACATGAGACGATTAGCCCCTCTAAAATTAAAAACCTCATCGACATTAACCTCACGGCTCCTATTATGTTAAGTTCTTTGTGTTTGCGTTCTTTGCAAAAAACGCAAGGGCATATCATTAACATTACATCCATTGAAGCGACCCGCCATGCCAAATATTCTGCTTTGTACACCGCCACGAAAAGCGGGCTTCGAGACTTTGGGCATTGTTTGTTTGAAGAGGTGCGCAAAAGCGGTGTGAAAGTCACTTCCATCAATCCCGACATGACCCAAACGCCTTTTTTTGATGCACTTCATTTTAAGCCCAGCGAGGATGAATCCACCCATCTGCTTCCTGAAACCATCGCTAAAAGCGTGTGGGATGTCTTACATGTAAACGGGGTGATTACTGATTTGAGCATACGTCCTCAAAAGGTGGGCATTGCTAAAAAATAA
- the aspA gene encoding aspartate ammonia-lyase: MSTRIEHDLIGDKEISNECYYGVQTARAAENFHITGVTLSKFPTFIESIAKVKLAAALANYELGLLTEAKKNAIVEACDQLIAGKHHNQFVVDMIQGGAGTSTNMNANEVIANIGLELMGYQKGEYKFLHPNNDVNLSQSTNDAYPTALRVALYEKLGELSESMKIIQNSFAKKAASFKDVIKMGRTQLQDAVPMTLEQEFRTYAVMIGEDIQRVHEARQLVREINMGATAIGTGINAHPNYAKTVEAKLQEVTGRPFVTAGDLIEATQDTGAYVQISGVLKRVATKMSKICNDLRLLSSGPRTGFGEINLPAMQPGSSIMPGKVNPVIPEVVNQVCFQVIGTDIAVTMACEGGQLQLNVFEPLIGYNLFNSINMMKNAFEALAYTCVDGITANPERCKALVLNSIGLVTALNPFIGYENSTMVAKEALESGRSVYDIVLEKGLLDKAELDDIIQPENMIKPRNFGLSEKSKFVKL; encoded by the coding sequence ATGTCTACACGCATTGAACACGATCTTATCGGTGATAAAGAGATTTCAAACGAGTGCTATTATGGCGTTCAAACCGCACGTGCGGCTGAGAATTTTCACATCACAGGCGTAACCCTCTCCAAATTTCCAACCTTTATTGAATCCATCGCTAAAGTCAAACTAGCAGCCGCTTTGGCAAACTACGAATTAGGGCTTCTCACAGAAGCAAAGAAAAACGCCATTGTTGAGGCGTGCGACCAGCTCATCGCAGGAAAACACCATAACCAATTTGTGGTCGATATGATTCAAGGAGGCGCAGGAACGTCGACCAATATGAACGCCAACGAAGTCATCGCCAACATTGGTTTAGAACTGATGGGATACCAAAAAGGCGAATACAAATTTTTACACCCCAACAACGATGTCAACCTATCCCAATCAACCAATGACGCTTACCCCACCGCCCTTCGTGTTGCTTTGTATGAAAAACTAGGCGAACTTAGTGAATCAATGAAGATCATCCAAAACTCCTTTGCCAAAAAAGCAGCGAGCTTTAAAGATGTGATTAAAATGGGTCGCACCCAATTGCAAGATGCCGTTCCTATGACCTTAGAGCAAGAATTTCGAACCTACGCCGTGATGATTGGTGAAGACATTCAACGTGTTCATGAGGCAAGGCAGTTGGTGCGTGAGATTAACATGGGTGCTACGGCGATTGGGACGGGCATTAACGCACATCCCAATTATGCCAAAACGGTTGAGGCAAAACTACAAGAAGTCACAGGACGTCCTTTTGTTACCGCAGGTGATTTGATTGAAGCGACGCAAGATACGGGTGCGTACGTGCAAATTTCGGGTGTTTTAAAAAGAGTGGCGACTAAAATGTCAAAAATTTGCAACGATTTGAGGCTTTTAAGCTCAGGTCCTCGTACAGGTTTTGGTGAAATCAATCTTCCTGCTATGCAACCAGGAAGCTCCATCATGCCAGGTAAAGTCAATCCCGTCATTCCTGAAGTGGTTAATCAAGTCTGCTTTCAAGTGATTGGAACCGACATTGCGGTGACCATGGCGTGCGAGGGCGGACAACTGCAACTCAATGTCTTTGAACCGCTCATTGGCTACAACCTTTTCAACTCCATTAACATGATGAAAAACGCTTTTGAAGCATTGGCGTACACCTGCGTGGATGGCATTACCGCTAATCCTGAGCGATGCAAAGCGCTGGTGCTCAATAGCATTGGTTTAGTCACCGCTCTTAATCCTTTCATTGGTTATGAAAACTCCACGATGGTGGCTAAAGAAGCATTGGAGAGCGGGCGCTCTGTCTATGATATTGTCTTAGAAAAAGGCTTACTGGATAAAGCCGAACTTGACGATATTATTCAGCCAGAGAACATGATAAAACCTCGTAATTTTGGTCTTTCTGAAAAAAGTAAATTCGTCAAACTCTAG
- the aspA gene encoding aspartate ammonia-lyase yields MSTRMEHDLIGDKEISNECYYGVQTARAAENFHITGITLAKFPTFITSLAKVKKAAALANYELGLLAEAKKNVICEACDEIIGGQYHDQFVVDMFQGGAGTSTNMNANEVIANIGLEKMGHKKGEYKFLHPNNDVNLSQSTNDAYPTALRVALFEKLGELTVSMSIIKNSFAKKAAEFKDIIKMGRTQLQDAVPMTLEQEFRTYAVMIGEDIQRVIEAQQLMREMNLGATAIGTGINAHPNYAKTVEAKLQEVTGRPFVTAGDLVEATQDTGAYVQISGVLKRVATKMSKICNDLRLLSSGPRTGFGEINLPAMQPGSSIMPGKVNPVMPEVVNQVCFQVIGTDVAVTMACEGGQLQLNVFEPVIAFNLFNSVNMMRNAFEALATTCVDGITANPERCKSLVLNSIGLVTALNPFIGYENSTSVAKEALETGGSVYDIVLARGLLAKDELDDIIKPENMIKPRTYDKK; encoded by the coding sequence ATGTCAACTAGAATGGAACACGATCTAATCGGCGATAAAGAAATATCTAACGAATGTTATTATGGCGTTCAAACAGCACGTGCGGCTGAGAACTTCCACATTACTGGAATTACCCTTGCAAAATTCCCAACATTTATTACGTCATTAGCAAAAGTAAAAAAAGCGGCTGCTTTAGCAAACTATGAACTTGGTCTTTTAGCTGAAGCTAAAAAGAATGTGATTTGTGAAGCGTGCGATGAAATTATTGGCGGTCAATACCATGACCAATTCGTTGTGGATATGTTTCAAGGTGGAGCAGGTACTTCAACCAACATGAACGCTAACGAAGTTATCGCAAACATCGGACTTGAAAAAATGGGTCACAAAAAAGGTGAATACAAATTTTTACACCCAAACAACGATGTTAACCTTTCTCAATCCACCAATGACGCTTACCCAACAGCGCTTCGTGTCGCTCTTTTTGAAAAACTAGGCGAGCTTACGGTTTCTATGAGCATCATCAAAAATTCATTTGCTAAAAAAGCAGCAGAGTTTAAAGACATCATCAAAATGGGTCGTACCCAGCTTCAAGATGCGGTTCCTATGACCTTAGAGCAAGAGTTTCGTACTTATGCGGTTATGATTGGTGAAGACATTCAACGTGTGATTGAAGCGCAACAATTGATGCGTGAAATGAACCTTGGTGCTACTGCAATTGGTACAGGTATTAACGCTCATCCCAATTATGCAAAAACCGTTGAAGCAAAACTACAAGAAGTAACAGGTCGTCCGTTTGTAACCGCAGGTGACTTGGTTGAAGCGACACAAGATACAGGTGCGTATGTACAAATCTCGGGTGTTCTTAAACGTGTAGCGACCAAAATGTCAAAAATTTGTAACGACCTACGCCTTCTAAGCTCAGGTCCAAGAACTGGTTTTGGCGAGATTAACCTTCCTGCAATGCAACCAGGTAGCTCTATTATGCCAGGTAAAGTCAACCCCGTTATGCCTGAGGTTGTAAACCAAGTATGTTTCCAAGTGATTGGTACAGACGTTGCGGTTACTATGGCGTGCGAGGGTGGTCAACTTCAACTTAACGTGTTTGAACCAGTGATTGCATTCAACCTTTTCAACTCTGTAAACATGATGCGAAACGCATTTGAAGCATTGGCAACAACATGTGTTGATGGAATTACTGCAAATCCTGAGAGATGTAAATCACTTGTTCTTAACAGTATCGGACTTGTTACTGCACTGAACCCATTTATCGGTTATGAGAACTCAACTTCAGTAGCGAAAGAAGCACTAGAGACAGGCGGTTCAGTCTATGACATCGTTCTAGCACGTGGTCTTTTGGCTAAAGATGAGCTAGATGACATCATCAAACCAGAAAACATGATCAAACCTCGTACCTACGATAAAAAATAA